A section of the Petrimonas sulfuriphila genome encodes:
- a CDS encoding von Willebrand factor type A domain-containing protein — protein sequence MKTTLQRIGMILFMTGFVFSVCAQEMEVTGTVYDAHDKSPLVGVTVQVKGTQNGTVTDVNGRYRIKVEKGNTLSFSYIGYLVQEIKVNKLHLDVYLKPDKVALEEVVVVAFGTQKKNAVAGSVMRVADQSYYLPSVIFPYPREVNTEEYEAFKENRFLSTIQHPLSTFSLDVDGASYSNIRRMINQGQMPSKDVVRVEEIVNYFSYDYPQPSDGYPVRIVTETAVCPWNKKHNMVHIGVKAKEIPSETLPVSNFVFLLDVSGSMFSANKLPLVKASMKLLVNNLRPKDQVAIVTYAGAAGEVLPSTSASDKQKIMEALDNLQAGGSTAGGAGIQLAYKIAEKNLVKGGNNRVILCTDGDFNVGVSSLTELESLIESKRKSGVFLTVLGYGMGNYKDNKLQTLAQKGNGNHAYIDNLQEANKVLVNEFGGTMYAVAKDVKLQVEFNPNFVNAYRLIGYESRLLNDEDFNDDTKDAGELGAGHTVTALYEIVPVGVDVPVGNVDKLKYQQTKNDVSLPKFADSKELLTVKLRYKEPDKDVSRKLEVPVLANRMNLNASQDFNFAMAAAMFGQLLRNSDFKGDAEYSDVIRLARKGLGNDPNGYRHEFIRLVEAVEQLEK from the coding sequence ATGAAAACAACATTGCAACGGATCGGGATGATCCTATTTATGACAGGTTTTGTTTTTTCTGTTTGCGCACAGGAAATGGAAGTGACCGGGACGGTGTACGATGCTCATGACAAATCGCCGCTGGTGGGTGTGACCGTGCAGGTTAAAGGTACACAAAACGGTACTGTTACCGATGTAAACGGAAGATATAGGATAAAGGTAGAGAAAGGCAATACCCTCTCTTTTTCGTACATCGGTTATTTGGTACAAGAAATTAAAGTGAATAAACTACATTTGGATGTGTATCTGAAACCGGATAAAGTAGCCCTGGAAGAAGTGGTGGTGGTTGCTTTCGGAACACAGAAAAAAAATGCGGTGGCAGGTAGCGTTATGCGTGTTGCTGATCAGTCATATTACCTGCCGTCTGTGATTTTTCCGTATCCTCGCGAGGTAAATACGGAAGAATACGAAGCGTTTAAAGAAAACCGATTTCTGTCTACCATTCAGCATCCGTTATCTACTTTCTCGTTGGACGTGGATGGCGCATCCTACAGCAATATCCGGCGGATGATAAATCAGGGGCAAATGCCTTCGAAGGATGTAGTCCGCGTGGAGGAAATCGTCAATTATTTCAGTTACGACTATCCACAGCCTTCGGACGGGTATCCGGTGCGGATTGTTACCGAAACGGCGGTTTGTCCCTGGAACAAAAAGCATAACATGGTGCACATCGGGGTAAAAGCAAAAGAGATTCCTTCGGAAACGTTGCCGGTAAGCAACTTCGTATTTTTGCTTGATGTTTCCGGATCAATGTTCAGCGCCAATAAACTGCCGTTGGTAAAAGCATCGATGAAGCTGTTGGTAAACAATTTGCGCCCGAAAGACCAGGTAGCCATTGTTACGTATGCCGGAGCCGCGGGCGAAGTATTGCCATCGACAAGCGCTTCGGATAAACAGAAGATAATGGAAGCGTTGGATAATCTTCAGGCTGGAGGCTCCACCGCCGGAGGCGCGGGAATTCAATTGGCGTATAAAATTGCGGAAAAAAATTTAGTGAAAGGCGGAAATAACCGGGTGATTTTATGTACCGACGGTGATTTTAACGTGGGTGTTTCAAGTCTAACCGAGTTGGAGTCGCTGATTGAAAGCAAACGGAAATCGGGCGTTTTTTTAACCGTTCTCGGTTACGGGATGGGGAATTATAAGGATAACAAACTACAGACGCTGGCACAAAAAGGTAACGGTAATCACGCATATATCGATAACTTGCAGGAAGCAAACAAAGTGTTGGTAAACGAATTTGGAGGTACGATGTACGCTGTTGCTAAGGACGTGAAGCTGCAAGTGGAATTTAATCCTAACTTTGTGAATGCCTATCGGTTAATTGGCTACGAAAGTCGGTTGCTCAACGACGAAGACTTTAACGACGACACCAAAGACGCGGGCGAACTTGGCGCCGGGCATACCGTTACTGCTCTGTACGAAATTGTTCCTGTTGGCGTAGATGTTCCTGTCGGCAACGTGGATAAATTGAAATACCAACAAACTAAAAACGATGTATCGTTACCCAAATTTGCCGATTCCAAAGAATTGCTAACCGTGAAACTCCGTTACAAAGAGCCGGATAAAGATGTGAGCAGGAAACTGGAAGTTCCCGTCTTGGCAAACCGGATGAATCTAAATGCTTCGCAGGACTTCAACTTCGCCATGGCGGCGGCCATGTTCGGACAGTTGTTACGCAATAGCGATTTTAAAGGCGATGCTGAATATTCCGACGTGATCCGTCTTGCCCGTAAAGGATTGGGCAACGATCCGAACGGGTATCGGCACGAGTTTATCCGGCTGGTGGAAGCCGTGGAGCAGTTGGAAAAGTGA
- the nspC gene encoding carboxynorspermidine decarboxylase, with protein sequence MIDLSKIPSPCYVMEERLLRKNLQRIKSVEEKAGVNIILAFKAFAMWKAFPIVREYIGHSTASSVAEAQLAFEEMGSAAHTYAPSYTDYDFPLFLKYSSHITFNSLSQFHRFYPKVVASAGAVKCGIRINPEFSVVETDLYNPSMPGSRLGVTAKNMGDTLPEGVSGLHLHNLCENNSYDLEKTLEVVERKFGRFLTKVEWLNLGGGHLMTHEDYDVEHLIGLLIHFREKYPNLEIIMEPGSAFAWQTGVLVADVADIVENEGILTAMLNVSFSCHMPDCLEMPYKPRIRGAYHDPVAGKPTYRMGGNSCLSGDFMGEWSFDAPLQVGDKVVFEDMIHYTTVKTTMFNGVSHPSIGLWTQEGEFKLYRRFGYGDYKNRMS encoded by the coding sequence ATGATCGACCTCAGTAAAATTCCTTCTCCGTGCTACGTAATGGAAGAGCGGTTGCTCCGCAAAAACCTGCAACGGATAAAATCGGTGGAAGAAAAGGCCGGAGTTAATATTATATTGGCATTTAAAGCGTTTGCCATGTGGAAGGCATTTCCCATTGTACGGGAGTATATCGGTCACTCCACAGCAAGCTCGGTAGCCGAAGCGCAGCTGGCATTCGAGGAAATGGGCAGTGCTGCGCATACTTACGCCCCGTCGTACACCGATTATGATTTTCCGCTGTTTCTGAAATACAGCAGCCACATCACTTTTAATTCATTGTCGCAGTTTCACCGGTTTTACCCGAAGGTCGTTGCTTCGGCCGGTGCTGTTAAATGCGGAATCCGCATCAATCCCGAATTTTCGGTGGTGGAGACCGATCTGTACAATCCGAGCATGCCGGGTTCACGGTTGGGGGTTACCGCAAAAAATATGGGTGATACCTTGCCGGAAGGAGTTTCCGGACTACACTTGCACAACTTGTGCGAAAACAATTCCTACGACCTGGAAAAAACATTGGAAGTTGTTGAACGGAAGTTTGGGCGTTTTCTGACAAAGGTGGAATGGCTGAATTTGGGGGGAGGTCACCTGATGACACACGAAGATTACGATGTGGAACATTTAATCGGGTTGCTTATCCATTTTAGGGAAAAATATCCCAACCTGGAAATCATTATGGAGCCCGGCAGCGCGTTTGCGTGGCAGACGGGAGTCCTGGTGGCCGACGTTGCCGATATCGTGGAGAACGAAGGTATCCTGACGGCCATGCTTAACGTTTCTTTCTCCTGCCATATGCCCGATTGCCTGGAGATGCCCTACAAACCGCGGATCCGCGGTGCGTATCACGATCCTGTGGCCGGGAAACCTACTTACAGGATGGGGGGAAACAGTTGTTTGAGCGGAGATTTTATGGGTGAATGGTCTTTTGATGCTCCGTTGCAAGTGGGCGATAAGGTTGTTTTTGAAGATATGATTCACTACACCACCGTAAAAACCACCATGTTCAACGGTGTTTCGCATCCCTCTATCGGCCTTTGGACGCAGGAGGGCGAGTTCAAACTGTACAGGCGGTTCGGTTACGGGGACTATAAAAACCGGATGAGTTAG
- a CDS encoding Rrf2 family transcriptional regulator, translating into MFSKACKYGIKALVYIAIQSIEGKRVTLGEISKKTDTPEAFTSKILGTLSKNGLVSSFTGPNGGFEIGLDKMKTVRMSDIVSVIDGDEIIWQCPLGLSGCSDENPCPVHHQFAGIRTKLTAMLESTTVYDMATELKSNIQVLLR; encoded by the coding sequence ATGTTCTCAAAGGCTTGTAAATACGGCATCAAGGCACTCGTTTATATCGCTATCCAATCCATTGAGGGGAAAAGAGTTACCCTGGGAGAGATTTCAAAGAAAACCGATACGCCCGAGGCCTTTACCTCAAAAATTCTGGGAACATTATCGAAAAACGGATTAGTTTCTTCTTTTACCGGACCCAACGGTGGTTTCGAGATCGGCCTCGACAAAATGAAAACGGTAAGGATGAGCGACATCGTATCGGTTATTGATGGAGATGAGATCATTTGGCAATGCCCGTTGGGGCTGTCCGGCTGCAGCGATGAAAATCCCTGCCCCGTACACCATCAATTTGCCGGGATCAGAACAAAGTTAACCGCCATGTTGGAATCTACAACCGTTTACGACATGGCAACGGAGTTAAAATCGAACATACAGGTTTTATTAAGGTAA
- a CDS encoding hemolysin III family protein, giving the protein MSNEKFYTAREEKANYLTHAAGVLMALIATVLLLRKAILADNRWAILAYAIFGFGMLACMLSSTVYHFVQEPGRKVKWRHFDHASIYLLIAASYSPFTLILLREERFWGWLLFGLVWIIALVGIAVSFGELKKNSHLKTASYVFMGLVVLVAFKPLIETANEKNCIEVIGWLIAGGVFYITGAIIYATAKREFVHAVFHLFVLFGLASHIIGAGIIPLD; this is encoded by the coding sequence ATGAGTAACGAAAAATTTTACACCGCACGGGAGGAAAAGGCCAACTACCTCACCCACGCTGCCGGGGTTCTGATGGCCTTGATTGCGACCGTCCTCCTGCTTCGTAAGGCGATACTTGCCGATAACCGTTGGGCAATCCTGGCCTATGCCATTTTCGGCTTCGGGATGCTGGCCTGCATGCTCTCATCCACCGTTTATCATTTTGTGCAGGAGCCTGGACGAAAAGTGAAATGGCGCCACTTCGACCATGCAAGCATCTACCTCCTGATCGCGGCAAGCTACTCGCCGTTCACGCTGATTTTATTGCGCGAGGAGCGCTTCTGGGGATGGCTGCTGTTCGGACTGGTCTGGATCATTGCGCTTGTTGGTATTGCCGTCAGTTTTGGTGAACTAAAGAAAAACAGTCATTTAAAGACCGCATCGTATGTTTTTATGGGTTTAGTGGTTTTGGTTGCCTTTAAACCGCTCATAGAAACGGCAAACGAAAAAAACTGCATCGAAGTTATCGGGTGGCTTATAGCCGGAGGCGTCTTTTACATTACCGGCGCCATCATCTACGCTACAGCCAAGCGTGAATTTGTTCACGCAGTTTTTCACCTGTTTGTGCTTTTTGGACTGGCAAGCCACATTATCGGTGCCGGCATTATCCCTCTTGATTAA
- a CDS encoding nitric-oxide reductase large subunit, producing the protein MNHKKLWIALLLVVGISFAVLLFYGNQIYQKAPPVPEQVVDESGNVLFTGSNIKDGQNVWQSMGGQEVGTVWGHGAYVAPDWTADYLHREAQYLLNKWAGGDFDSQSSEQKALLERRLQIFLRKNTYDKATKTLTLAAERIEAFEHNKAHYTSLFMNDPALDKLRSDYAIPKNAIKDESRMEKMAQFFFWASWACVTERPGESITYTHNWPNDAQIGNVPTGDLVIWTGFSIIMLLIGIGILVFVQARTQQEEVLKPVNDPLMNQVVTPSMRATKKYFWIVNILILAQVMLGILTAHYGVEGDALYGIDIASFLPYSITRTWHVQIAIFWIASAWLATGLYIAPSLSGRDPKFQKLGVNVLFVALLIVVAGSLIGQWFGVMQKLGLVENFWFGHQGYEYVDLGRFWQLLLVIGLFLWLALMIRPIVPIIKKGTSERGLLILFLISCFAIAFFYAAGLMWGRTTNLAIAEYWRWWVVHLWVEGFFEVFATVVAAFLFTRMGLLRIKSATNNVLFATIIFLSGGILGTFHHLYFTGTPTGVMALGATFSALEVVPLVLIGFEAFHNYRMSKSTEWLADYKWPIYFLLSVAFWNFLGAGIFGFIINPPIALYYMQGLNTTPVHGHAALFGVYGMLGIGLMLFVLRSMYRKQKWNDKLIKFTFWTLNAGLLLMVVVSLLPVGLMQTFASVNHGMWYARSAEFMQQPVVNAFKWSRIIGDTVFGIGTLTLFLFVYQLTLKKDKSTN; encoded by the coding sequence ATGAATCACAAAAAACTTTGGATTGCACTCTTACTGGTAGTAGGAATTTCATTTGCCGTTTTATTGTTCTACGGCAATCAGATTTACCAGAAAGCGCCACCGGTGCCCGAGCAGGTGGTGGATGAATCGGGAAACGTTCTTTTTACCGGAAGTAACATAAAAGACGGGCAGAACGTATGGCAAAGTATGGGTGGACAGGAAGTGGGAACAGTTTGGGGGCACGGAGCCTATGTTGCGCCGGACTGGACGGCCGACTACCTGCACCGGGAAGCGCAATATTTACTGAATAAGTGGGCCGGAGGCGATTTTGATTCTCAGAGCTCCGAGCAAAAAGCGCTGCTGGAAAGACGTCTTCAGATTTTTTTACGCAAAAACACTTACGACAAGGCTACAAAAACGCTGACCCTTGCCGCAGAAAGGATCGAAGCGTTTGAGCACAACAAGGCTCATTATACATCCTTGTTTATGAATGACCCGGCGCTGGATAAATTACGTTCCGATTACGCCATACCGAAAAATGCCATCAAGGACGAGTCGAGGATGGAGAAAATGGCTCAATTTTTCTTTTGGGCATCGTGGGCATGTGTAACGGAAAGGCCCGGGGAAAGCATAACCTATACCCACAACTGGCCCAACGATGCTCAGATCGGGAACGTACCGACCGGCGACCTGGTAATCTGGACAGGCTTCAGCATCATCATGCTGTTAATTGGAATTGGTATTCTTGTTTTCGTACAGGCGCGTACACAGCAGGAGGAAGTGTTGAAGCCGGTGAATGACCCGTTAATGAACCAGGTGGTTACCCCGTCGATGCGAGCGACAAAGAAATATTTCTGGATCGTAAACATCCTGATCCTGGCTCAGGTAATGCTGGGGATTCTTACCGCGCACTACGGCGTGGAAGGCGATGCGCTCTACGGCATTGATATTGCCAGCTTCCTTCCCTACTCCATCACACGCACATGGCACGTTCAGATTGCTATTTTCTGGATTGCAAGCGCCTGGTTAGCCACCGGACTCTATATTGCTCCGTCGTTAAGCGGCAGGGATCCTAAATTTCAAAAGCTCGGCGTGAACGTGCTATTCGTGGCGTTGCTCATCGTTGTTGCCGGCTCACTTATCGGACAATGGTTTGGTGTAATGCAAAAACTGGGGCTGGTAGAGAACTTCTGGTTCGGGCACCAGGGTTACGAATATGTTGACTTGGGGAGATTCTGGCAGTTGCTGCTGGTTATCGGATTGTTCCTGTGGCTTGCACTGATGATCCGGCCCATTGTCCCCATCATCAAGAAAGGAACCAGCGAAAGGGGATTGCTCATTCTCTTCCTGATCTCCTGCTTTGCCATTGCATTTTTCTATGCAGCAGGCTTGATGTGGGGACGCACCACCAACCTGGCCATTGCTGAATACTGGCGCTGGTGGGTTGTCCATTTGTGGGTTGAAGGCTTCTTCGAAGTGTTTGCGACGGTAGTTGCAGCATTCTTGTTTACCCGGATGGGGTTACTGAGAATAAAGTCGGCAACCAACAACGTGCTGTTCGCCACCATTATCTTCCTTTCTGGCGGTATCCTGGGAACATTCCACCACCTCTACTTCACGGGAACACCCACAGGTGTCATGGCACTGGGAGCGACATTCAGCGCCTTGGAAGTTGTTCCGCTGGTGTTGATCGGATTTGAGGCGTTCCACAATTACCGGATGAGTAAATCAACCGAATGGCTGGCAGATTATAAATGGCCCATCTATTTCCTGTTATCGGTAGCTTTCTGGAACTTCCTGGGTGCCGGCATTTTCGGATTTATCATCAATCCGCCCATCGCATTGTATTATATGCAAGGCCTGAACACTACTCCCGTACACGGACATGCCGCACTTTTCGGTGTATACGGCATGTTGGGAATCGGGTTGATGCTGTTTGTGCTTCGCAGCATGTACCGCAAACAAAAATGGAACGACAAGCTCATTAAATTCACGTTCTGGACACTGAACGCCGGCTTGCTTTTAATGGTGGTCGTCAGCTTACTGCCCGTTGGATTAATGCAAACGTTTGCCAGTGTAAACCACGGGATGTGGTATGCACGTTCGGCCGAATTCATGCAACAACCGGTGGTAAATGCATTCAAATGGTCGAGGATCATTGGAGACACCGTGTTCGGCATAGGAACCCTTACGCTCTTCCTGTTTGTTTATCAATTAACCCTGAAAAAAGACAAATCAACAAATTAG
- a CDS encoding carboxypeptidase-like regulatory domain-containing protein: protein MNLKDYIHGKRYGKEANRLEREAMNDPFLQDTIDGYDSVPGNHVEAIEKLEKRFAPQPKRIDKRVWLWAAAAVLVLLIGLPFLPRQQDTRDIQVASAESLKKEETTLSPERDSVLVADHTPPKTAEERTATTVQKKEVQQAVEAEKTAEIVSEETLQLQAPERMAEAIEPEQVSVARAALPKQKAIQGKVAAVTAVSPNTKTISGRIVDEIGEPIIGVTVNVKNTQLGAVTDMDGNFRLTVPKDEQGMLVASFIGMKKVEMPLKEHLGDVVMKSDDMALDEVVVVAFGTQKKESVVGSTTTVKDTVPVFGETEFRHYFEKNYDKTVCPNEPISIKVEFYVNGQGQPGSITIKENSCQELETEIKRLLLGSPPWSERNRKVMLNWTLNE, encoded by the coding sequence GTGAATTTAAAAGATTACATACACGGAAAACGGTACGGGAAAGAGGCTAACCGCTTAGAACGGGAAGCCATGAACGATCCGTTCCTGCAAGACACCATCGACGGTTACGATTCGGTGCCGGGCAACCATGTTGAAGCTATAGAAAAGCTGGAAAAACGGTTTGCTCCGCAACCCAAACGCATCGATAAACGCGTCTGGCTGTGGGCTGCGGCTGCCGTGCTCGTCTTGCTTATCGGCCTACCCTTTCTTCCTCGCCAACAAGATACAAGAGACATTCAGGTTGCATCGGCGGAATCCCTGAAAAAAGAAGAAACCACTCTTTCTCCCGAAAGAGATTCCGTTCTCGTGGCCGATCACACGCCGCCAAAAACAGCAGAAGAAAGAACGGCAACTACCGTGCAAAAAAAAGAAGTACAGCAAGCTGTTGAGGCTGAGAAAACTGCCGAAATTGTCAGCGAAGAAACTTTGCAACTCCAAGCACCCGAAAGGATGGCAGAAGCTATTGAACCGGAACAGGTATCCGTTGCAAGAGCCGCCTTACCCAAACAGAAAGCCATTCAGGGTAAAGTGGCTGCCGTAACTGCTGTCTCCCCGAATACAAAAACCATTTCGGGAAGAATCGTGGATGAGATCGGAGAACCCATTATCGGAGTGACCGTAAACGTCAAAAACACTCAACTCGGAGCAGTCACCGATATGGACGGGAACTTCCGGTTAACCGTTCCGAAAGACGAGCAAGGCATGCTGGTCGCTTCTTTCATAGGAATGAAAAAAGTTGAAATGCCTTTGAAAGAGCACCTGGGTGACGTTGTGATGAAATCGGACGATATGGCTTTGGATGAAGTGGTGGTGGTTGCTTTCGGAACTCAGAAAAAAGAATCGGTTGTGGGTTCCACAACAACGGTAAAAGACACTGTCCCTGTTTTCGGAGAAACCGAATTCAGGCATTATTTCGAAAAAAATTACGATAAAACCGTTTGTCCGAATGAGCCGATTTCGATAAAAGTGGAATTTTATGTGAACGGGCAAGGGCAACCGGGCAGCATCACCATTAAAGAAAACTCGTGCCAGGAATTGGAGACCGAGATCAAGCGGTTGTTGCTGGGATCTCCTCCCTGGTCGGAACGTAACCGGAAAGTAATGCTAAATTGGACATTAAATGAGTAA
- the clpB gene encoding ATP-dependent chaperone ClpB → MNFNNFTIKAQEAVQKAIDLAQASNQQMIEPAHLLKGVMLVGENVTHFLFQKLGVNVKNLDTAVDKEIESYPRVSGGDPMLSRETNAVFQKSTDFASKMGDQFVSLEHLLLAIISERNAASQLMKNAGISQNTLQSAINELRKGEKVTSPSAEDTYQSLGKYAVNLNDRARNGKLDPVIGRDEEIRRVLQILSRRTKNNPILIGEPGTGKTAIAEGIAHRIVRGDVPENLKSKEIYSLDMGALIAGAKYKGEFEERLKSVVNEVVKAEGEIILFIDEIHTLVGAGKSDGAMDAANILKPALARGELRAIGATTLDEYQKYFEKDKALERRFQTVMVDEPTESDSISILRGLKEKYENHHKVRIKDEAIIAAVQLSHRYITDRFLPDKAIDLMDEAAAKLRMEVDSVPYELDEIMRRIKQLEIEREAIRRENDTAKEEMLTKQIENLREDENVLKARWQSEKELINRIQQNKIDIEDAKFQAEKAEREGDYGKVAELRYGKIKEKEAEIEQLKNQLHETQGGSAMIKEEVDAEDIADVVSRWTGIPVSRMLQSEREKLLHLEEELHKRVVGQEEAITAVADAVRRNRAGLSDPKRPIGSFIFLGTTGVGKTELAKALADYLFDDENMMTRIDMSEYQEKFSATRLIGAPPGYVGYDEGGQLTEAIRRKPYSVVLFDEIEKAHPDVFNILLQVLDDGRLTDNKGRVVNFKNTIIIMTSNMGSNVIRENFEKITERNREEIVENTRNLVMNMLKQTIRPEFLNRIDDIIMFAPLKQDEIAQIVRIQLNIVKKMLTENGIALEYTDEAVRSISEAGYDPEFGARPVKRVIQRKVLNQLSKDILSGKVDNSRPIVIDAIDENVYFRN, encoded by the coding sequence ATGAACTTCAACAATTTTACAATCAAGGCACAGGAGGCGGTGCAAAAAGCCATTGACCTGGCGCAGGCAAGCAATCAGCAAATGATTGAACCCGCTCACCTGCTCAAAGGTGTGATGTTGGTGGGCGAAAACGTTACCCATTTTTTGTTTCAGAAGCTGGGAGTGAACGTGAAGAACCTGGATACAGCTGTGGATAAGGAGATTGAATCCTATCCGCGCGTTTCAGGCGGAGATCCGATGCTGAGCCGTGAAACAAACGCCGTTTTTCAGAAATCTACCGATTTTGCGAGCAAGATGGGCGACCAGTTCGTGTCGCTCGAGCATTTACTGCTGGCAATTATCAGCGAGAGGAACGCTGCTTCGCAGTTGATGAAAAATGCCGGAATTTCACAGAACACGCTCCAGTCGGCCATTAACGAGTTGCGCAAAGGCGAAAAAGTGACCAGCCCATCCGCGGAGGATACCTATCAATCGTTGGGCAAATATGCCGTGAACCTGAACGACAGGGCCAGAAACGGCAAGCTCGACCCCGTTATCGGCCGCGACGAGGAGATTCGCCGCGTGCTGCAGATCCTGAGCCGCCGCACCAAGAACAATCCCATTCTTATCGGTGAGCCGGGAACCGGAAAAACGGCCATTGCCGAAGGAATCGCACACCGTATCGTTCGGGGAGACGTGCCCGAAAACCTCAAGAGTAAGGAGATTTATTCACTCGATATGGGTGCGCTCATCGCCGGGGCAAAATACAAGGGAGAGTTTGAGGAACGGTTGAAATCGGTAGTGAACGAGGTGGTGAAAGCAGAGGGAGAGATTATTCTTTTTATCGATGAAATCCATACGCTTGTGGGTGCCGGAAAAAGCGACGGGGCCATGGATGCTGCCAACATTTTGAAGCCGGCGCTGGCGCGGGGTGAGCTGCGTGCTATCGGTGCTACTACGCTGGACGAATATCAGAAGTATTTCGAAAAGGACAAGGCGCTGGAACGACGCTTCCAGACGGTTATGGTGGACGAACCCACGGAGTCGGACAGCATCTCCATCCTCCGGGGATTGAAAGAAAAGTACGAAAACCACCACAAAGTGCGTATCAAGGATGAAGCGATCATTGCTGCCGTGCAACTGTCGCACAGGTACATCACCGACCGGTTTCTGCCCGACAAGGCCATTGACCTGATGGACGAGGCGGCGGCAAAATTACGCATGGAAGTGGATTCCGTGCCGTATGAACTGGATGAGATCATGCGCCGCATCAAGCAGTTGGAAATTGAACGCGAAGCCATCCGCCGCGAGAATGATACAGCCAAGGAAGAGATGCTGACCAAGCAGATCGAGAACCTGCGCGAAGATGAAAACGTGCTGAAAGCGCGGTGGCAATCGGAAAAAGAGTTGATCAACCGGATACAGCAGAACAAGATTGACATTGAAGATGCCAAGTTCCAGGCAGAAAAAGCCGAGCGGGAAGGTGACTACGGAAAAGTGGCCGAATTGCGGTACGGGAAAATAAAGGAAAAGGAGGCGGAAATCGAGCAGCTTAAAAATCAGTTACACGAAACCCAGGGTGGCAGTGCCATGATTAAAGAGGAGGTGGATGCTGAAGATATTGCAGACGTGGTTTCCCGGTGGACTGGAATTCCCGTGAGCAGAATGTTGCAAAGCGAACGCGAGAAGCTGCTCCACCTCGAGGAAGAGTTGCATAAACGTGTTGTCGGACAAGAAGAAGCCATTACCGCCGTTGCCGATGCCGTGCGCCGTAACCGTGCGGGACTGAGCGATCCGAAACGCCCGATCGGTTCGTTTATCTTCCTGGGAACCACCGGAGTGGGAAAAACCGAGCTGGCAAAAGCCCTGGCCGATTACCTGTTCGACGATGAGAACATGATGACCCGCATCGACATGAGTGAATACCAGGAGAAATTCAGCGCTACGCGGCTGATCGGGGCACCTCCCGGATACGTGGGTTACGACGAAGGGGGGCAATTGACCGAAGCGATCCGCCGGAAACCCTATTCCGTGGTGCTGTTTGATGAGATTGAGAAAGCGCATCCCGATGTTTTCAACATCCTGCTGCAGGTGCTGGACGACGGGCGGCTGACCGACAACAAGGGGAGGGTGGTGAACTTCAAGAATACGATCATCATCATGACTTCCAACATGGGCTCGAACGTTATCCGGGAGAATTTTGAGAAAATTACCGAACGCAACCGGGAAGAGATTGTTGAAAACACCAGGAACCTGGTGATGAATATGCTGAAGCAAACCATTCGCCCCGAATTCCTGAACCGTATCGACGATATCATTATGTTTGCTCCGCTCAAACAGGATGAAATAGCACAAATCGTGCGTATTCAGCTGAATATCGTAAAGAAAATGCTGACGGAGAACGGTATCGCACTGGAATACACCGATGAGGCGGTTCGGAGCATATCGGAGGCGGGATACGATCCCGAGTTTGGTGCACGTCCCGTGAAACGGGTTATTCAGCGTAAAGTGCTCAACCAGTTGTCGAAAGATATCCTTTCCGGCAAGGTGGATAATTCCAGGCCAATTGTGATTGACGCTATTGATGAAAACGTGTATTTCAGGAACTAG
- a CDS encoding sigma-70 family RNA polymerase sigma factor, giving the protein MYFHELFRRYIPMLYGLCLKYLGNGPDAQDAVMDLFEDLNQKITNYEISNFHSWLYTVAKNHCLLKIRKDKHVFFEDINESVMENGDFFTPLDEEKVNEEKSALDYCMAKLGAEQRTSIEYFYHEDKSYADIVSLTGYTLEKVKSYIQNGKRNLKNCILRLRALNEEQRVQTRNT; this is encoded by the coding sequence ATGTACTTCCACGAATTGTTCCGTCGATACATTCCGATGCTGTACGGATTATGCCTGAAATACCTCGGTAATGGACCCGATGCGCAAGACGCCGTGATGGATTTATTCGAAGATCTAAATCAAAAGATCACAAACTACGAGATAAGCAACTTTCATTCATGGCTTTATACCGTGGCTAAAAATCACTGTTTACTGAAGATAAGGAAAGACAAGCACGTTTTTTTCGAAGATATAAACGAATCGGTTATGGAAAACGGCGATTTTTTTACTCCATTAGATGAAGAGAAGGTGAACGAAGAAAAATCGGCGCTGGATTATTGTATGGCAAAGTTAGGCGCAGAGCAGCGGACGAGCATCGAGTATTTTTATCACGAAGACAAGTCGTATGCCGACATCGTTTCCTTGACAGGCTATACGTTAGAAAAAGTAAAAAGTTACATTCAGAACGGAAAAAGAAATTTGAAGAATTGCATTTTACGGCTAAGAGCATTGAACGAAGAGCAAAGGGTCCAAACACGCAATACGTAA